The Betaproteobacteria bacterium genomic sequence CAAAGGTCGGCACCGTGACGCAGGACGTGGCGCAGGCGGTGAAGAATGCCAAGGCCGGTCAGGTCCAGTACCGGACCGACAAGGGCGGGATCATCCATTGCAGCATCGGCCGCGCCTCGTTTCCGGTCGAATCCCTGCGTGAGAATCTGGTGGCGCTGGTCGATGCCCTGAACAAGGCAAAACCGGCGAGTTCGAAGGGCGTTTACGTGCGGAAGATCTCCGTCGCAAGCACGATGGGCGCCGGCGTGCGGGTGGATCAGGCGACGCTCGCAGCGTGAGGAATGAAGGGGCTGCGCGCGCGAAGTGCGTGGCGAGTTTGAACATCGTTGAACTTTGGGCCCGACCGCTCGTACGGGGTCGGGGTTGTCAAAGACCGTTGGGGTGCGGCGAGCGGTTGGCGCCGGACTTAATCACTGTCCTGGGCGAGAGGCAGCGCATGATTTGCCGAACGTTCGGAAACGGTACCCAGCGCAGACGGCGTCCCGGTACAGGTATGCGTATGACTCCTGACTTCGAGGTCGCTGTGGTTGCACCGGGCGCTCCGGCGAACGCATCTGCGGGTGCGGTCGCAGGCGGCTTCCGTTAACTGGAGGGTTGACCTTGGGTCTCAATCTTGAAGACAAGAAGGCAGTGGTCGCCGAGGTGAGCGCAGAAGTGGCGCGTGCCCAGGCGATCGTGCTTGCCGAGAACCGCGGTCTGGAAGTGGGTCAGATGACCGAGTTGCGCAAGCGGGCACGTGGCGCCGGGGTTTACTTCCGCGTCGTCAAGAACACGCTTGCACGGCGCGCGGTCGCCGACACGCCGTTTGCCGGTCTGGCCGACCAGATGGTCGGCCCGCTCGCGTATGGCATGTCGAGCGATCCGGTGGCGCTGGCGAAGGTCCTGCACGAATTTGCGAAGGGCAACGAGAAGCTCGCGATCAAGGGCGGCGCCATGGCGAACTACGTCATGTCGCCGAAAGAGGTGGCGAGCCTCGCCACGCTGCCGAGCCGCGAGGAACTGCTCGCCAAGCTGCTCGGCACCATGCAGGCGCCCATCGCCCAGTTCGTGCGGACGCTGAACGAAGTGCCGACGCGCTTCGTGCGCACACTCGCTGCCGTGCGCGATGCCAAGGGCGAAGCGTAAGCATCCCCCATTTCCTAACCGACTACGTTACGACTTTCGAATCAGGAGTAGAGAAAATGGCTGTTGCCAAAGCTGAGATTCTGGATGCCATCGCCAACATGACGGTGCTGGAGCTGTCTGCGCTGATCAAGGAGATGGAAGAGAAGTTCGGTGTGTCTGCGGCTGCGGCTGCGGTTGCCGTCGCCGCCCCTGCGGCGGGTGCCGCGGCGCCCGCGGCCGAGGAGAAGACCGAGTTCACGGTCGTTCTCACCGGTGCCGGCGAGAACAAGGTGAACACCATCAAGGTGGTGCGCGCGATCACCGGTCTCGGTCTGAAGGAGGCCAAGGACCTCGTGGACGGTGCACCCAAGCCCGTGAAGGAAGGCGTCTCGAAGGCCGACGCCGATGCCGTCGCGAAACAACTTACGGAAGCCGGCGCCACTTGCGAAATCAAGTAAGCCGCGTGGCCTCGTTGCGGGCTGGCGGGCGACCGCCAGCCCTTTTCTGCTTGTAGGGAGACCTTGTTCTCCAGAGCCCGGATGTCGGTAATGAAGCCCGCCGTGTCGTTCCCGCGGCGCGGCGGAATCTTTGGCGCGTGCCGCCCTCTCAACGGTGAGAACGCGATACCTGCCTCCGGGGATTTGCCCTTTGTGCCCGTGCGTGGAGTAACCCCATGACGTACTCGTTCACCGAGAGAAAGCGCATCCGCAAGAGCTTCGCCAAACGTGCCAGCGTTCTGCCGGTGCCGTACCTGCTCGCGACCCAGATCGACTCCTACAGCGCCTTCCTGCAGGCCGAAGCCTTGCCGGACGCGCGCAGGAACGCGGGACTGCAAGCCGCGTTCACGTCGATCTTTCCGATTTCGAGCCACTCCGGGAACGCGCGGCTCGACTTCGTGAGCTACATGCTCGGCACGCCGCCCTTCGACGTGAAGGAGTGCCAGCAGCGGGGGTTGACGTTCGCATCGCCGCTGCGCGCGCGCGTGCGGCTCACGATCATGGACCGCGAGGCGTCGAAGCCCACGGTGAAGGAGGTGAAGGAGCAGGAAGTCTACATGGGCGAGATTCCGCTCATGACGAGCACCGGCTCGTTCATCATCAACGGCACCGAGCGCGTCATCGTCTCGCAGCTGCATCGCTCGCCCGGCGTGTTCTTCGAGCACGACCGCGGCAAGACGCACAGCTCGGGCAAGCTGCTTTTCTCGGCGCGGGTCATTCCGTACCGCGGCTCCTGGCTCGACTTCGAGTTCGATCCCAAGGACTACCTCTATTTCCGCGTCGACCGCCGCCGCAAGATGCCGGTGACCACGCTGCTCAAGGCGATCGGCTACACGCCGGAGGAAATCCTCAAGGAGTTCTTCATGTTCGACACCTTCCATTTCGTGCGCGGCGAGATGGAGTTCGAACTCGTGCCCGAGCGCATGCGCGGCGACATTGCGCGCTTCGACATCGTCGCCGACGGTCAGGTGCTCGTGCCCAAGGACAAGCGCATCACGGTCAAGCACATCCGCGAGATGGAGAAGGCCGGCCTCAAGCGCGTCGTCGTGTCGTCGGATTTCGTGCTCGGCCGCGTGCTGGCGAAGCACATCGTCGACAAGGAGACCGGTGAAGTCATCGCCCGCGCCAACGACGAGATCACCGACGATCTCCTGAAGAAGCTGCGGGAGTCGGGCATTCCCGAAGTGCAGACCCTGTACACCAACGATCTCGATCAGGGGCCCTTCATTTCGCAGACGCTGCGCATCGACGAGACCGCCGACGCCATGGCGGCGCAGGTGGCGATCTACCGCATGATGCGGCCGGGCGAGCCACCGACGGAAGAGGCGGTGAAGCAGCTCTTCCAGGGACTCTTCTTCGCCGAGGAGCGCTACGACCTGTCTGCGGTCGGCCGGATGAAGTTCAATCGCCGCGTCGGCCGCGAGGAGTTGACGGGTGCCGCAACACTGTCGCGCGAGGACATCGTCGCGGTGATCAAGATCCTCGTCGACCTGCGCAACGGGCGCGGCGAGATCGACGACATCGACCACCTCGGCAACCGCCGTGTGCGTTCGGTCGGCGAACTGGCGGAAAACCAGTTTCGCGCCGGTCTGGTGCGCGTCGAGCGCGCGGTGCGCGAACGCCTGTCTCAGGCCGAGTCCGAGAACCTCATGCCGCACGACCTGATCAACGCCAAGCCGGTGTCGGCGGCGATCAAGGAATTCTTCGGGTCGTCGCAGCTGTCGCAGTTCATGGACCAGACCAACCCGCTCTCCGAGATCACGCACAAGCGTCGCGTCTCGGCGCTGGGCCCCGGTGGACTCACGCGCGAGCGCGCGGGCTTCGAGGTGCGTGACGTCCACCCCACTCACTACGGCCGCGTGTGCCCGATCGAGACGCCGGAAGGTCCCAACATCGGTCTCATCAACTCGCTCGCGCTCTACGCACGGACCAATGAATACGGCTTCCTCGAGACGCCGTACCGGAAGGTGCAGGATGGGCGGGTCACCGACGAGATCGAGTTCCTGTCCGCGATCGAAGAGGGCAAGTACGTGATCGCCCAGGCGAACGCCGCGCTCAGCGACACGGGTGGGTTCGTCGACGAGATGGTTTCCTGCCGTCACCACAACGAGTTCATGCTGTCGTCCCCCGACCGCGTGCAGTACATGGACGTGGCGCCGTCGCAGATCGTGTCCGTCGCCGCCTCGCTCATTCCGTTCCTCGAGCACGACGACGCGAACCGCGCCCTCATGGGCTCGAACATGCAGCGTCAGGCAGTGCCCTGCCTGCGGCCGGAGAAGCCGCTTGTGGGCACCGGCATCGAGCGCACGGTGGCGGTCGACTCCGGCACTGCAGTGCAGGCCCGCCGCGGCGGCGTCGTCGACTACGTCGATGCCGGCCGCATCGTCGTGCGCGTGCACGACGAGGAGACGGTGGCGGGCGAAGTCGGTGTGGACATCTACAACCTCGTCAAGTACACGCGCTCCAACCAGAACACCGACATCAACCAGCGGCCGCTGGTGGAGGTGGGTGACGTGATCGCCCGCGCCGATGTCATCGCCGACGGTGCCTCCACCGACATGGGCGAGCTTGCCCTTGGCCAGAACCTGCTGGTCGCCTTCATGCCGTGGAACGGCTACAACTTCGAGGACTCGATCCTGATCTCCGAGCGCGTGGTCGCCGACGACCGCTTCACTTCGATCCACATCGAGGAGCTGTCGGTCGTGGCACGCGACACCAAGCTCGGCCCGGAAGAGATCACGCGCGACATCTCCAACTTGTCGGAAGCCCAGCTCTCCCGCCTGGACGAGTCGGGCATCGTCTACATCGGCGCCGAGGTGGAAGCCGGCGACGTGCTTGTCGGCAAGGTCACGCCGAAGGGCGAGACGCAGCTCACCCCCGAGGAAAAGCTGCTGCGGGCGATCTTCGGGGAAAAGGCCTCGGACGTGAAGGACACGTCGCTGCGTGTGCCCTCCGGCATGTCGGGCACGGTGATCGACGTGCAGGTGTTCACGCGCGAGGGGATCGAGCGCGACAAGCGCGCGCAGCAGATCATCGACGACGAGCTGAAGCGCTACAAGAAGGACCTCGCCGACCAGTTCCGCATCGTCGAGGACGACACCTTCCTGCGCATCGAGCGCCTGCTCCTGGACAAGGTCGCCAACGGCGGTCCGAAGAAGCTCGCCAAGGGCACGGCGATCACCAAGGCGTACCTCGCGGAAGTCGAACGTCACAGCTGGTTCGACATCCGCCTTGCGAGCGAGGAGGCGGCGCGCCAGCTCGAGCAGCTGATGGAGAGCCTCTCCCAGAAGCGGGTCGAGTTCGACATCGCGTTCGAGGCGAAGAAGAAGAAGCTCACGCAGGGCGACGAACTGCCGCCCGGCGTGCAGAAGATGGTGAAGGTCTACCTTGCGGTGAAGCGCCGCCTGCAGCCCGGCGACAAAATGGCCGGCCGCCACGGCAACAAGGGCGTCATTTCCAAGATCGTCCCGATCGAGGACATGCCGTACACGGCGGACGGGGTGCCGATGGACGTGGTGCTGAATCCGCTGGGCGTGCCCTCGCGCATGAACGTGGGGCAGATCCTGGAGACGCACCTGGGCTGGGCCGCCAAGGGACTGGGCCAGAAGATCGGCCAGCTGCTGAAGGCGCAGGCGCAGATCGGTGAACTGCGCAACACGCTCGTGCAGATCTACAACTCGAGCGGCAAGCCGGAGGACATTGACACCCTAAACGATGCGGAAGTGCTGGACCTCTGCCAGCACCTGGAGAAGGGCGTTCCGTTTGCCACCCCGGTGTTCGATGGCGCCACCGAAGACGAGATCAAGACCATGCTCGAGGTCGCCGGATTGCCGCGCTCGGGCCAGATCCACCTCTATGACGGTCGCACCGGCGACACGTTCGACCGGCCGGTCACCGTGGGCTACATGCACATGCTGAAGCTGCACCACCTGGTCGACGACAAGATGCACGCGCGCTCGACCGGACCGTACAGCCTGGTCACCCAGCAGCCGCTGGGGGGCAAGGCGCAGTTCGGCGGTCAGCGCTTCGGCGAGATGGAGGTGTGGGCGCTCGAGGCCTACGGTGCTTCCTATACGCTGCAGGAGATGCTCACCGTCAAGTCGGACGATGTCACCGGCCGCACCAAGGTGTACGAGAACATCGTCAAGGGCGAGCACAAGATCGACGCCGGCATGCCGGAATCCTTCAATGTGCTGGTCAAGGAAATCCGCTCGCTCGCGATCGACATCGATCTGGAAAGGTACTGAAAGGCGTGAAGGTGTGAAGGTGTGAAAAAGGTGAAGGTGGGACGGGGCTCGGGCGCGCAGCGCCTTTCACCCCTTCGCTTCTTCACTCGTTCACCGAATCCGGAGGTTTCGTAATGAAAGCACTGCTCGATTTGTTCAAACAGGTCACCCAGGAAGAGGAGTTCGATGCCATCAAGATCGGGCTCGCCTCTCCGGAAAAGATCCGGTCGTGGTCCTACGGCGAGGTGAGGAAGCCGGAGACCATCAACTACCGGACCTTCAAGCCTGAGCGCGACGGCCTGTTCTGCGCAAAGATCTTCGGCCCGGTGAAGGACTACGAGTGCCTGTGCGGCAAGTACAAGCGGCTCAAGCACCGCGGCGTGATCTGCGAGAAGTGCGGCGTCGAGGTGACGCTCTCCAAGGTGCGCCGCGAGCGCATGGGCCACATCGAGCTGGCGAGCCCGGTGGCCCACATCTGGTTCCTGAAGTCGCTGCCCTCCCGGCTCGGGATGGTGCTCGACATGACGCTGCGCGACATCGAGCGCGTGCTGTATTTCGAGGCCTACGTCGTCGTCGACGCCGGCATGACGCCGCTCAACCGCGGCCAGTTGCTGACCGAGGACGATTACCTCGCGAAGGTCGAGGAATATGGCGACGACTTCTCCGCCCTGATGGGGGCCGAGGGCATTCGCGAACTGCTGCGTCACCTC encodes the following:
- the rplJ gene encoding 50S ribosomal protein L10, whose product is MGLNLEDKKAVVAEVSAEVARAQAIVLAENRGLEVGQMTELRKRARGAGVYFRVVKNTLARRAVADTPFAGLADQMVGPLAYGMSSDPVALAKVLHEFAKGNEKLAIKGGAMANYVMSPKEVASLATLPSREELLAKLLGTMQAPIAQFVRTLNEVPTRFVRTLAAVRDAKGEA
- the rplL gene encoding 50S ribosomal protein L7/L12, which codes for MAVAKAEILDAIANMTVLELSALIKEMEEKFGVSAAAAAVAVAAPAAGAAAPAAEEKTEFTVVLTGAGENKVNTIKVVRAITGLGLKEAKDLVDGAPKPVKEGVSKADADAVAKQLTEAGATCEIK
- the rpoB gene encoding DNA-directed RNA polymerase subunit beta; translation: MTYSFTERKRIRKSFAKRASVLPVPYLLATQIDSYSAFLQAEALPDARRNAGLQAAFTSIFPISSHSGNARLDFVSYMLGTPPFDVKECQQRGLTFASPLRARVRLTIMDREASKPTVKEVKEQEVYMGEIPLMTSTGSFIINGTERVIVSQLHRSPGVFFEHDRGKTHSSGKLLFSARVIPYRGSWLDFEFDPKDYLYFRVDRRRKMPVTTLLKAIGYTPEEILKEFFMFDTFHFVRGEMEFELVPERMRGDIARFDIVADGQVLVPKDKRITVKHIREMEKAGLKRVVVSSDFVLGRVLAKHIVDKETGEVIARANDEITDDLLKKLRESGIPEVQTLYTNDLDQGPFISQTLRIDETADAMAAQVAIYRMMRPGEPPTEEAVKQLFQGLFFAEERYDLSAVGRMKFNRRVGREELTGAATLSREDIVAVIKILVDLRNGRGEIDDIDHLGNRRVRSVGELAENQFRAGLVRVERAVRERLSQAESENLMPHDLINAKPVSAAIKEFFGSSQLSQFMDQTNPLSEITHKRRVSALGPGGLTRERAGFEVRDVHPTHYGRVCPIETPEGPNIGLINSLALYARTNEYGFLETPYRKVQDGRVTDEIEFLSAIEEGKYVIAQANAALSDTGGFVDEMVSCRHHNEFMLSSPDRVQYMDVAPSQIVSVAASLIPFLEHDDANRALMGSNMQRQAVPCLRPEKPLVGTGIERTVAVDSGTAVQARRGGVVDYVDAGRIVVRVHDEETVAGEVGVDIYNLVKYTRSNQNTDINQRPLVEVGDVIARADVIADGASTDMGELALGQNLLVAFMPWNGYNFEDSILISERVVADDRFTSIHIEELSVVARDTKLGPEEITRDISNLSEAQLSRLDESGIVYIGAEVEAGDVLVGKVTPKGETQLTPEEKLLRAIFGEKASDVKDTSLRVPSGMSGTVIDVQVFTREGIERDKRAQQIIDDELKRYKKDLADQFRIVEDDTFLRIERLLLDKVANGGPKKLAKGTAITKAYLAEVERHSWFDIRLASEEAARQLEQLMESLSQKRVEFDIAFEAKKKKLTQGDELPPGVQKMVKVYLAVKRRLQPGDKMAGRHGNKGVISKIVPIEDMPYTADGVPMDVVLNPLGVPSRMNVGQILETHLGWAAKGLGQKIGQLLKAQAQIGELRNTLVQIYNSSGKPEDIDTLNDAEVLDLCQHLEKGVPFATPVFDGATEDEIKTMLEVAGLPRSGQIHLYDGRTGDTFDRPVTVGYMHMLKLHHLVDDKMHARSTGPYSLVTQQPLGGKAQFGGQRFGEMEVWALEAYGASYTLQEMLTVKSDDVTGRTKVYENIVKGEHKIDAGMPESFNVLVKEIRSLAIDIDLERY